One part of the Sphingobacterium sp. LZ7M1 genome encodes these proteins:
- a CDS encoding NADH-quinone oxidoreductase subunit N: MGAIITLSLLGILLLYLGLYKAKNALLPVSILGLLVAFGFEAYYWNVQAEPLYRGMVIFDHFSLSFSMLCIALTILILLLSKEYFKSISDNIAEYYSLILFSLTGAILVCSYHNFAMLFIGLEIMSVALYILAGIRRTDKASNESSLKYFLMGAFSTGFLLFGITLLYGSTGSFDLAVIKQYIIDNPTGISPMFYGGILLLLVGLCFKVGAAPFHFWTPDVYDGAPILITIFMSTVVKIASFAGFLKLFSTVLVPLNEFWTPVLLTVVIITLFIGNVTALMQTSYKRMLAYSSISHAGYMLFAILSIGPNSTSGILTYSAAYGLASIISFGALILVKRQAGSDSFESFNGLGKRNPWLAFCITISMLSLAGIPLTAGFIGKFMMFSNVMNDYHTVLLVLAAINAAVGVYYYLRVVVHMYFMSSKEDTTVSMPINFQIVFVLSVILTFVLGIYPDALIWFAK; encoded by the coding sequence ATGGGTGCGATTATTACGCTTTCTTTGTTAGGTATTCTGCTTTTGTATTTAGGCTTGTACAAAGCTAAAAATGCATTACTGCCTGTTAGTATATTAGGCTTGTTGGTTGCCTTTGGATTTGAGGCCTATTATTGGAACGTCCAGGCTGAGCCTTTATATAGAGGAATGGTTATTTTTGATCATTTTTCTCTTTCTTTTTCGATGCTATGTATAGCATTGACCATTCTGATCCTGTTATTGTCGAAAGAGTACTTTAAGTCCATTTCCGATAATATCGCAGAATACTATTCGTTGATCTTATTCTCCTTAACGGGTGCCATTTTAGTTTGTTCATACCATAATTTTGCCATGTTATTTATTGGCCTTGAGATTATGTCGGTGGCCTTGTATATCTTGGCTGGTATCAGAAGGACGGATAAGGCATCAAATGAATCTTCCTTGAAATATTTCTTGATGGGGGCTTTCTCAACGGGTTTCTTGTTGTTCGGTATAACCCTGTTATACGGATCGACCGGATCTTTTGATTTGGCTGTAATCAAACAATATATTATTGATAATCCAACGGGTATTTCTCCAATGTTCTATGGTGGTATCTTATTGTTGTTGGTTGGGTTATGTTTCAAAGTTGGTGCTGCACCATTCCATTTCTGGACTCCAGATGTTTATGATGGTGCACCGATCCTGATTACGATCTTTATGAGTACCGTAGTGAAGATTGCTTCATTCGCTGGTTTCCTTAAATTGTTTAGCACAGTCTTGGTTCCTTTGAACGAATTCTGGACTCCGGTTCTATTGACCGTAGTGATCATTACCCTCTTTATTGGAAACGTGACTGCTTTGATGCAGACAAGCTATAAGCGCATGTTGGCATACTCTAGTATTTCACATGCTGGATATATGCTTTTTGCCATCCTTTCCATTGGGCCCAATTCTACTTCCGGTATATTAACTTATTCAGCTGCTTACGGATTGGCTTCGATTATTTCCTTTGGCGCTTTGATATTGGTGAAACGCCAGGCTGGATCTGATAGTTTTGAATCCTTCAATGGTTTAGGAAAAAGAAATCCATGGTTAGCTTTCTGTATCACGATTTCCATGCTTTCATTAGCTGGTATTCCTTTGACTGCAGGTTTTATCGGTAAGTTCATGATGTTCTCTAATGTTATGAATGATTACCATACCGTATTATTGGTATTAGCCGCAATCAATGCTGCTGTAGGTGTGTATTACTATTTGAGAGTGGTGGTACATATGTACTTCATGAGCTCGAAGGAAGATACAACAGTAAGCATGCCGATCAATTTCCAGATTGTATTTGTGCTTTCCGTAATCCTGACATTTGTGTTGGGAATCTATCCAGATGCATTGATTTGGTTCGCGAAATAG
- a CDS encoding NADH-quinone oxidoreductase subunit I codes for MQSLSNRKKVLEQKPMNFWERIYLPAIAKGLSITIRHFFKKIPTIKYPEEIRPYSKNFRGQHSLKRDEQGRERCTACGLCALSCPAEAITMTAGERQKGEENLYREEKYAVVYEINMLRCIFCGLCEEACPKEAIYLDGKHVTADYLRKDFIYGKDKLLEPKFDITKLSQNQQA; via the coding sequence ATGCAGTCGTTATCAAATAGAAAAAAAGTATTAGAACAGAAGCCGATGAACTTTTGGGAGCGCATTTATTTGCCTGCTATCGCCAAAGGTTTATCGATTACCATAAGACACTTCTTCAAGAAGATCCCTACGATCAAGTATCCGGAGGAGATCAGGCCTTATTCAAAGAACTTTAGGGGACAACATTCCTTAAAGCGTGATGAACAGGGAAGGGAGCGTTGTACAGCTTGTGGCCTATGTGCCTTGTCTTGTCCTGCAGAAGCCATTACGATGACTGCTGGAGAGCGCCAGAAAGGGGAGGAGAACCTGTACAGGGAAGAGAAATATGCAGTTGTTTATGAAATCAACATGTTGCGTTGTATCTTTTGTGGACTATGTGAAGAAGCATGTCCGAAAGAGGCGATCTATCTAGACGGGAAACATGTTACTGCAGATTATTTACGCAAGGATTTCATTTACGGTAAAGACAAATTGTTGGAACCAAAGTTTGATATCACCAAATTATCTCAAAATCAGCAAGCATAA
- the hmpA gene encoding NO-inducible flavohemoprotein produces the protein MTEHQIALIKATVPVLRENGVLLTSYFYDRMFKHNPELKHVFNMGNQQSGKQQTALAMAVLAYAENIENPSVLLGVVDHIGHKHTSLDIRPEHYQIVGNHLISSIKEVLGEAASDKLLEAWTIAYNQLADIMSGHETSLYKAKVNRPGGWTGWRPFEVREKVLESEEITSFYLYPTDHGDIAAHLPGQYISVRLFLPELNLIQPRQYSISSSSNGKYYRISVKKEKGSQHPDGMISNRLHDHIQVGDKIELSSPSGNFVLNQKETDNPQVFISGGIGQTPLLAMLEELILNKNSTQPIVWVHGCRNEQVHAFKDRLQELSAINPALQNHLFYEQLEKETADATSGVVNLEEIQDKVLLNGANYYLCGPAGFIRKHYEFLKDAGVDTEAIHFEEFGPASLSLN, from the coding sequence ATGACAGAGCATCAAATAGCATTAATTAAAGCGACAGTACCAGTATTGAGAGAGAACGGAGTGTTATTAACAAGCTATTTCTACGACCGTATGTTTAAGCACAACCCTGAACTTAAGCATGTCTTTAACATGGGAAACCAACAATCAGGGAAACAGCAAACCGCTTTAGCCATGGCAGTCTTGGCTTATGCTGAAAACATTGAAAATCCGTCCGTCCTTTTAGGAGTTGTGGACCATATTGGTCACAAACATACCAGTTTAGACATCCGTCCAGAACATTATCAGATTGTAGGAAATCATCTTATATCTTCGATAAAAGAAGTATTAGGAGAAGCTGCCTCTGATAAGTTATTGGAAGCATGGACCATTGCCTATAACCAATTGGCAGATATCATGAGTGGCCATGAAACTTCACTTTACAAAGCAAAAGTAAACAGACCGGGGGGATGGACCGGTTGGAGACCTTTTGAAGTCAGGGAAAAAGTGCTGGAATCAGAAGAGATCACTTCTTTCTATCTCTATCCAACCGATCATGGCGACATCGCTGCCCACTTACCTGGCCAGTACATCAGTGTTAGGTTATTCTTGCCTGAATTAAACCTGATCCAACCGCGTCAATATAGTATTTCAAGTTCATCGAATGGCAAGTATTACCGTATCTCTGTAAAGAAGGAAAAAGGAAGTCAACACCCAGATGGCATGATCAGCAATAGACTACACGACCATATCCAAGTAGGCGACAAGATCGAACTTAGTTCTCCGTCGGGGAATTTTGTCTTGAACCAAAAGGAAACCGACAATCCACAGGTATTTATCAGTGGTGGGATCGGACAGACTCCCCTATTGGCAATGCTAGAGGAATTGATTCTAAATAAGAACAGTACCCAACCTATTGTATGGGTTCATGGATGTAGAAACGAGCAGGTTCATGCTTTTAAAGACAGATTACAGGAACTTTCTGCTATCAACCCAGCCTTACAGAATCATTTGTTCTATGAACAATTAGAAAAAGAAACCGCAGATGCAACCTCAGGCGTTGTCAATCTTGAAGAGATTCAGGATAAGGTCTTGCTAAATGGTGCCAATTACTATTTATGTGGCCCAGCAGGATTTATCCGCAAACATTACGAATTCCTGAAAGATGCAGGAGTGGACACTGAAGCAATCCATTTTGAAGAATTTGGACCAGCTTCCCTGTCATTAAATTAA
- a CDS encoding NuoM family protein codes for MDNLFILLILPVISAIILAFIKNSSAKWAALVLSLIQLGLTIPFVCNFVPDASIQFSQSWNWISSLGIQFQIGLDGISLPMLILTNGLVPLIILASFGHEQKGGFYGLVSFMQAGLVLVFISLDAFSFYVGWEAALIPIYFICALWGDGNRIKINLKFFVYTFFGSLLMLIAIIYLYQQTGGKDMSWATLTKLDLTDAAQRWVFWAFFIAFAIKIPLFPFHSWQPDTYTHASVTGTMLLSGIMLKMGLFGLLRWLLPLAPEAVSRYGNVALIMGIIGVVYGAIIAFKMKDAKRLIAYSSISHVGLIAAGIFSLTQEGMQGAILQMINHGISVVGLFFVIDVIQRRTGTRDLADLGGLATRMPFLAVTFLVIIMGAIGLPLTNGFIGEFLLLKGIFGATGSGVWYAVIGGTTLIFGAVYMLRLYQKTMLGQINDNHVQVKDIAGYEVILLSIIVILVILIGVLPNGLLHLSEASVSQLLQQIK; via the coding sequence ATGGACAACCTTTTTATACTGCTAATTTTACCTGTAATAAGTGCTATTATTTTAGCCTTTATCAAGAACAGCTCTGCTAAATGGGCTGCATTGGTCTTGTCACTTATTCAATTAGGCTTAACAATTCCTTTCGTCTGTAATTTTGTGCCTGATGCGAGCATTCAGTTTTCGCAAAGCTGGAACTGGATTTCAAGCTTAGGGATTCAATTCCAGATCGGTTTGGATGGTATTAGCCTTCCTATGTTGATCTTAACCAACGGCTTGGTCCCTTTAATTATCTTGGCAAGTTTTGGCCATGAGCAAAAGGGTGGATTCTATGGTTTAGTTTCCTTTATGCAAGCTGGATTGGTATTGGTGTTTATCTCTTTGGATGCTTTTTCATTCTATGTTGGGTGGGAAGCTGCCTTGATCCCAATCTACTTTATCTGTGCATTGTGGGGAGATGGAAACCGTATCAAAATAAACTTGAAATTTTTTGTTTATACCTTCTTCGGAAGTTTACTGATGTTAATTGCGATTATCTATTTATATCAGCAAACCGGAGGGAAGGATATGTCATGGGCGACCTTGACTAAACTGGATCTTACAGATGCAGCCCAACGTTGGGTTTTCTGGGCATTCTTTATTGCTTTTGCAATCAAGATCCCTTTATTTCCATTCCATTCATGGCAACCCGATACCTATACACATGCTTCCGTAACTGGAACCATGCTTTTGTCAGGTATCATGTTGAAGATGGGTCTGTTTGGTCTATTGCGTTGGTTATTGCCATTGGCACCGGAAGCGGTTTCTAGATATGGCAATGTTGCCTTGATCATGGGAATCATCGGTGTCGTTTATGGAGCGATCATCGCATTCAAGATGAAAGATGCTAAACGCTTGATCGCTTACTCTTCCATTTCTCACGTAGGTCTTATTGCTGCAGGTATTTTCTCCTTGACACAGGAGGGAATGCAGGGGGCGATTCTTCAGATGATCAACCACGGTATTTCAGTTGTCGGACTGTTCTTTGTTATCGACGTTATTCAGCGTAGAACAGGAACAAGGGATCTAGCTGATTTAGGCGGATTGGCAACGAGAATGCCTTTCCTAGCGGTGACTTTCTTGGTCATCATCATGGGTGCGATAGGATTACCACTAACAAATGGTTTCATTGGTGAATTCTTGTTGTTGAAGGGTATCTTTGGTGCGACAGGAAGCGGCGTTTGGTATGCTGTGATCGGTGGTACAACCTTGATTTTTGGAGCGGTGTACATGCTTCGTCTTTATCAAAAAACCATGTTGGGCCAGATCAACGACAACCATGTTCAAGTAAAAGATATTGCTGGATATGAGGTGATCTTATTATCGATCATTGTCATTCTAGTTATTTTAATAGGTGTCCTTCCGAATGGTTTATTGCATCTTTCAGAGGCATCAGTTTCACAGTTATTACAACAAATTAAATAG
- the nuoL gene encoding NADH-quinone oxidoreductase subunit L, whose protein sequence is MKEFIWMLPLLPLLGFLMIGLLRKSTPRPLISIIGCGTILISFLLSCGIFKEVYDARQAGGDGVIFQEVYNWFTVGNFSFNISFLVDPLSSIMLLIITGVGFLIHLYSVGYMANDEGFGKYFSYLNLFIFFMLLLVLGSNYLVMFIGWEGVGLCSYLLIGFWFKNSNYAKAAKKAFVMNRIGDLGFLIAMFFILVNFGSLEFQAVFPAAGQLAMGDSTLLVITLLLFVAATGKSAQIPLFTWLPDAMAGPTPVSALIHAATMVTAGIYMIARSNIMFTLSPVTMEIIAIIGVATALVAAFIAITQNDIKKVLAYSTVSQLGYMFLGLGVGAFTGAFFHVLTHAFFKALLFLGAGSVIHAMSEEQDMRKMGGLKKYLPITYATMLIGTIAISGIPPLSGFFSKDEILAHAFVASPIFWALGFIGALCTAFYMFRLLYLTFFGEFRGTESQKHHLHESPSSMTIPLIVLAVLSVLGGLINVPEALHGGAWLANFLSPVFTQTNQVVEPFHLSHSTEFILMGASALGAIIMAFVAYNKYIKKSDIPQADGSAEQGGLYNLSYHKMYIDQLYDTLFVRPLNGLSKFLHTVVEKSGIDGLVNGIGELFVSSGKGIRQIQSGNVGFYIFMMVIGVIAFMLYGLFTI, encoded by the coding sequence ATGAAAGAATTCATTTGGATGCTCCCCTTACTTCCTTTATTAGGGTTTCTAATGATTGGATTGCTGAGAAAAAGCACACCAAGACCATTGATTTCAATAATTGGATGTGGAACAATCCTCATTTCATTTTTACTAAGCTGTGGTATATTCAAGGAAGTTTATGATGCAAGGCAAGCTGGTGGTGACGGTGTTATTTTCCAAGAAGTATATAACTGGTTTACAGTAGGAAATTTTAGTTTCAATATAAGTTTTTTGGTTGACCCATTGAGTTCAATCATGTTATTGATCATTACCGGAGTAGGATTTTTGATCCATCTATACTCTGTTGGTTATATGGCAAATGATGAAGGTTTTGGCAAATACTTTTCGTATTTGAACCTGTTTATCTTCTTTATGTTGCTATTGGTATTAGGATCCAATTACCTTGTCATGTTCATTGGCTGGGAAGGTGTTGGATTGTGTTCTTATTTATTGATTGGCTTCTGGTTCAAGAACAGCAATTATGCTAAGGCAGCGAAAAAAGCTTTTGTCATGAACCGTATCGGTGATTTGGGATTCTTGATCGCCATGTTCTTTATCTTGGTCAATTTTGGGTCGTTGGAGTTTCAAGCGGTATTCCCTGCAGCAGGTCAATTGGCCATGGGTGACTCGACCCTATTGGTCATTACCTTATTGTTATTTGTAGCAGCCACAGGTAAATCGGCCCAGATTCCATTATTTACTTGGTTACCAGACGCGATGGCTGGTCCGACACCGGTTTCGGCCTTGATCCACGCTGCAACGATGGTAACTGCGGGTATCTATATGATTGCTCGTTCAAATATCATGTTCACATTATCTCCTGTTACCATGGAGATCATTGCGATCATCGGTGTGGCAACGGCTTTAGTGGCAGCATTTATTGCCATTACCCAAAATGATATCAAGAAGGTTTTAGCCTATTCAACGGTGTCGCAATTGGGATATATGTTTTTGGGATTAGGTGTAGGTGCCTTTACAGGCGCATTTTTCCATGTATTGACCCATGCCTTTTTCAAAGCATTATTGTTCTTGGGTGCAGGTTCTGTAATCCATGCAATGAGCGAGGAACAAGATATGCGAAAAATGGGTGGTCTAAAGAAATACCTACCTATCACGTATGCAACGATGTTGATCGGTACGATAGCTATTTCTGGGATTCCACCATTGTCGGGTTTCTTTTCAAAAGATGAAATCCTTGCCCATGCATTTGTGGCGAGTCCAATTTTTTGGGCATTAGGTTTTATTGGGGCTTTATGTACGGCGTTCTATATGTTCAGGTTGTTGTATCTGACGTTCTTCGGGGAATTCCGCGGAACAGAGAGCCAGAAACATCATCTACACGAATCGCCAAGTTCAATGACCATTCCACTGATCGTACTTGCCGTACTTTCGGTTCTAGGTGGATTGATCAATGTTCCAGAGGCACTACACGGCGGAGCATGGTTGGCTAACTTCCTGAGTCCAGTATTTACCCAAACCAACCAGGTTGTAGAGCCGTTCCACTTATCGCATAGTACAGAGTTTATCTTAATGGGTGCATCCGCATTGGGTGCAATTATCATGGCTTTTGTTGCTTACAATAAGTACATCAAAAAATCAGATATTCCTCAGGCAGATGGTTCAGCCGAACAAGGCGGACTATATAACCTATCTTACCATAAAATGTACATTGATCAATTGTATGATACATTATTTGTTCGTCCGTTGAATGGATTGTCCAAATTCTTGCATACCGTTGTTGAGAAGTCAGGTATCGATGGTTTGGTCAATGGAATTGGTGAATTGTTTGTTTCTTCAGGGAAAGGCATTCGTCAAATCCAGAGTGGGAATGTTGGGTTTTATATATTTATGATGGTGATCGGAGTTATTGCTTTCATGCTTTATGGATTATTTACAATCTAG
- a CDS encoding 2Fe-2S iron-sulfur cluster-binding protein: MAEEVQNFKVTIDGITIEVAPGTTILNAARQIGGEIVPPAMCYYSKLEGTGGKCRTCLVKVSKGSEKDPRPMPKLVASCRTTVMDGMEVLNITSPDVVDARKAVVEMLLINHPLDCPVCDQAGECKLQDLSYEHGAEKTRYEFERRTFERIDIGEKIQLHMNRCILCYRCVYVANQLTNKREHGILFRGDHAEISTYIHEALDHDFIGNVIDVCPVGALTDKTFRFKNRVWFTKPVDAHRDCPKCSGKVTLWYKGPDVIRVTGRKDEYNEVDEFICDTCRFETKRTDEWILEEPTKISYQSVIASNHYHQFDPPSVIKDNPVLQEANVEQLARSEKLK; the protein is encoded by the coding sequence ATGGCAGAAGAAGTTCAAAATTTTAAAGTAACGATAGACGGAATAACAATTGAAGTTGCTCCGGGTACTACGATATTAAATGCTGCTAGGCAGATTGGTGGGGAGATCGTACCTCCGGCGATGTGCTATTATTCTAAGCTGGAAGGTACAGGCGGGAAATGCCGTACCTGCTTGGTGAAAGTAAGCAAAGGATCAGAAAAGGATCCAAGACCAATGCCTAAGCTGGTTGCATCATGCCGTACAACGGTCATGGACGGAATGGAGGTGCTGAATATTACCTCTCCAGATGTCGTGGATGCAAGAAAGGCGGTCGTGGAGATGTTATTGATCAACCACCCGTTAGATTGCCCGGTCTGTGACCAGGCAGGCGAGTGTAAGCTTCAGGACTTGAGCTATGAGCACGGTGCTGAGAAGACCAGATATGAATTTGAGCGCAGGACATTTGAGCGAATTGATATTGGTGAAAAGATCCAGCTGCACATGAACCGATGCATTTTATGCTATCGCTGTGTATATGTTGCGAATCAATTGACAAATAAAAGGGAACATGGGATTTTGTTCCGTGGAGACCATGCAGAAATTTCAACCTATATCCACGAGGCCTTAGATCATGATTTCATTGGGAATGTGATCGATGTATGTCCAGTTGGAGCATTGACAGACAAGACATTCAGGTTTAAGAACAGGGTTTGGTTTACCAAGCCGGTGGATGCGCACCGCGATTGTCCAAAATGTTCTGGCAAGGTTACATTGTGGTACAAAGGACCCGATGTGATCCGAGTGACAGGAAGAAAGGATGAGTATAATGAGGTTGATGAGTTTATCTGTGATACCTGTAGGTTTGAGACCAAACGTACGGATGAGTGGATTTTAGAGGAGCCGACCAAGATCAGCTATCAATCGGTTATTGCTTCCAACCACTACCATCAATTTGATCCTCCAAGTGTCATCAAGGACAATCCTGTATTGCAGGAAGCCAATGTGGAGCAGTTAGCAAGATCTGAAAAATTAAAATAG
- a CDS encoding hemerythrin domain-containing protein, with protein METKPLKRHPALRPLSKEHHFSLLICWKIRRGLELNIAPERIGNYLINAWHQQISHHFDIEEEYVFPILGSENKLATDAISEHRAIKRLILNEPHTVKSLNRIEEKLESHIRMEERHLFPLIQSIATDEQMEYINLKHDHPISEMAWEDEFWNSKA; from the coding sequence ATGGAAACTAAACCTTTGAAAAGACATCCAGCATTAAGACCTCTTAGTAAAGAACATCATTTCTCGCTATTGATATGTTGGAAAATAAGACGCGGCTTAGAACTAAATATCGCTCCTGAGCGAATTGGAAATTATTTGATCAATGCTTGGCATCAACAGATCTCCCATCATTTCGATATCGAAGAAGAATATGTCTTTCCTATCCTAGGTTCTGAAAACAAACTTGCAACCGATGCCATTTCTGAGCATAGGGCAATAAAAAGGTTAATATTGAATGAGCCTCACACGGTCAAATCATTAAACCGAATCGAAGAAAAGCTAGAGTCCCATATCAGGATGGAAGAAAGGCATCTCTTCCCTTTGATCCAAAGCATAGCAACGGATGAACAAATGGAATACATCAACTTAAAACATGATCATCCAATAAGCGAAATGGCGTGGGAAGACGAATTTTGGAACAGCAAAGCCTAA
- a CDS encoding NADH-quinone oxidoreductase subunit J: MTIFYFVAFLSIFFALMTIFTKNPVHSVLYLVITFFTFTVHYILLNAQFLAVVNFIVYMGAIMVLFLFVLMLLNLNKDSEPMKSHLVKFMGAIAGMCLLAVFLGAFRVLETNNEFVKSHEDIGLVKNLGKVLFKDFLLPFELSSILLLTAMVGAVLLAKKETRAKQNG; encoded by the coding sequence ATGACCATATTTTATTTTGTAGCGTTTCTATCGATATTCTTTGCGTTGATGACCATCTTCACGAAGAATCCTGTACATAGTGTACTCTACTTAGTTATTACGTTTTTCACCTTTACCGTGCATTACATTCTATTGAATGCGCAGTTTTTGGCCGTAGTTAATTTTATTGTTTACATGGGGGCGATCATGGTCTTATTCCTGTTTGTCCTGATGTTGTTGAACCTGAACAAAGATTCCGAGCCTATGAAATCCCATCTCGTAAAATTTATGGGAGCAATTGCTGGGATGTGCCTATTGGCAGTGTTCCTAGGTGCATTTAGGGTGCTGGAAACCAATAATGAGTTTGTAAAGAGCCATGAGGATATAGGTCTGGTAAAGAACTTGGGTAAAGTATTGTTCAAGGACTTTTTGTTGCCCTTTGAACTGTCCTCTATATTATTGTTAACAGCCATGGTCGGAGCAGTCTTATTGGCAAAGAAAGAAACACGAGCGAAACAAAATGGGTAG
- the nuoK gene encoding NADH-quinone oxidoreductase subunit NuoK, translating to MGSLIENMQGIPLNHYLIFCSIIFVIGVIGVLIRRNVIIIMMSIELMLNSVNLLLAAFSAYRGDPSGQVFVFFIMALAAAEVAVGLAIIIMVYRNTKSVDIDSLNKLRW from the coding sequence ATGGGTAGTTTAATTGAAAATATGCAGGGTATTCCCCTGAATCATTATTTGATATTCTGTAGCATCATCTTCGTGATCGGTGTTATTGGGGTATTGATTCGCCGAAATGTCATTATTATCATGATGTCGATCGAGCTGATGCTTAATTCGGTGAATTTATTGTTGGCTGCGTTCTCGGCATACCGTGGGGACCCAAGCGGACAGGTTTTTGTGTTTTTTATTATGGCTTTGGCTGCGGCAGAGGTTGCGGTCGGACTAGCGATAATTATTATGGTTTATAGGAATACCAAATCAGTGGATATTGATTCCCTGAATAAACTGAGGTGGTAA
- a CDS encoding Rrf2 family transcriptional regulator, which produces MGMFSKSAEYAIRAVFYIAKSTHLGKKVGIKEIASNIQSPEPFLGKILQELSKGGIVKSVKGPNGGFYLTEVEMNKKLSEVVKAIDGDDIFIGCGMGLPQCSEEHPCPLHNEFKAIRSELTRMLNSITLGQFNDELILGSLKLNRVDKN; this is translated from the coding sequence ATGGGTATGTTTTCAAAGTCAGCGGAGTATGCCATTCGAGCCGTCTTTTATATTGCTAAGTCCACGCACCTAGGCAAAAAAGTTGGTATAAAAGAGATTGCCAGCAATATCCAATCACCTGAGCCCTTTTTGGGGAAAATCCTTCAGGAGTTGAGTAAAGGTGGTATTGTGAAATCTGTAAAAGGTCCGAACGGCGGATTTTATCTGACTGAAGTAGAGATGAATAAGAAGCTATCGGAGGTGGTGAAAGCAATCGATGGGGATGATATTTTTATTGGTTGCGGAATGGGTTTGCCGCAATGTTCTGAAGAACATCCATGTCCTTTGCACAATGAATTTAAAGCCATTCGGTCGGAACTGACTAGGATGCTTAACAGCATTACTCTGGGTCAGTTTAATGATGAGCTCATTTTGGGGAGCTTAAAACTTAACCGCGTTGATAAGAATTAA
- the nuoH gene encoding NADH-quinone oxidoreductase subunit NuoH, translating into METAFILEKLILVVIIFVVTLVIAMYSTLAERKIAGFMQDRHGPDRAGAFGILQPLCDGGKFFFKEEIIPAGAHKTLFILGPTIAIITACISSAVIPWGQTLTIGDKAISLQVADVNIGVLYIFGVIALGVYGIMLGGWASNNKFSLMGAIRAASQSISYEIAMGLSLIALLMVTGTLSIGEIVAQQSGFVNWNIWVQPLGFLIFMTCAFAECNRVPFDLPECETELVGGYHTEYSSMKLGLYMFSEYINMFVSSSLMAALYFGGYNFPFMYDLGLSENWITIIGVLVFFAKIFGFIFFFMWVRWTLPRFRYDQLMNLGWKMLIPLAIANIVLTGIITIVKDTYF; encoded by the coding sequence ATGGAAACGGCCTTTATTTTAGAGAAATTAATCTTAGTTGTCATCATATTCGTGGTTACCTTGGTCATTGCCATGTATTCCACGTTAGCTGAGCGTAAGATTGCGGGTTTTATGCAGGATCGCCACGGTCCGGATAGAGCTGGAGCATTTGGTATCTTACAGCCTTTATGTGATGGTGGTAAATTCTTTTTCAAAGAAGAAATCATTCCTGCGGGAGCACATAAAACCTTATTTATTTTAGGGCCGACCATAGCCATTATTACAGCCTGTATCAGTTCGGCGGTAATTCCTTGGGGGCAAACCTTGACCATTGGTGACAAAGCGATCAGCTTACAGGTTGCCGATGTGAATATTGGAGTGCTTTACATCTTTGGGGTTATTGCTCTTGGTGTTTATGGGATCATGCTTGGTGGATGGGCATCGAACAACAAGTTCTCGTTAATGGGAGCTATTCGTGCGGCTTCACAAAGTATCAGTTATGAGATTGCCATGGGACTTTCCTTGATCGCCTTATTAATGGTGACCGGAACGCTATCCATTGGAGAGATCGTAGCACAACAATCAGGATTTGTAAACTGGAATATCTGGGTTCAGCCTCTTGGATTCCTGATCTTTATGACCTGTGCATTTGCGGAATGTAACCGTGTACCATTTGACTTGCCAGAATGTGAGACTGAATTGGTTGGGGGATACCATACGGAATATTCATCCATGAAATTGGGTCTTTATATGTTCTCTGAGTACATCAATATGTTCGTGTCCTCTTCATTGATGGCAGCCTTGTATTTCGGGGGCTATAATTTTCCATTTATGTATGATCTAGGTCTTTCAGAAAACTGGATCACTATCATTGGAGTATTGGTATTCTTTGCGAAGATATTTGGTTTCATCTTCTTCTTTATGTGGGTAAGATGGACCTTGCCGCGTTTCAGATATGACCAGTTGATGAATTTAGGCTGGAAAATGTTGATTCCATTGGCCATTGCCAATATCGTTTTGACAGGAATCATTACCATTGTTAAAGATACTTACTTTTAA